From Ovis aries strain OAR_USU_Benz2616 breed Rambouillet chromosome 21, ARS-UI_Ramb_v3.0, whole genome shotgun sequence, a single genomic window includes:
- the UBXN1 gene encoding UBX domain-containing protein 1 isoform X1, whose amino-acid sequence MAELTALESLIEMGFPKGRAEKALALTGNQGIEAAMDWLMEHEDDPDVDEPLATPLGHVLGREPTPSEQGGPKGPGSAVGEGKPVLTEEERQEQTKRMLELVAQKQREREEREEREALERERQRRRQGQELSAARQRLQEDEMRRAAEERKREKAEELEARQRVREKIERDKVERAKKYGGNVGSQPSPPATEPGPVPSSPSREPPTKREYDQCRIQVRLPDGTSLTQTFRAREQLAAVRLYVELHRGEDLGGGQDPVQLLSGFPRRAFSEADMERPLQELGLVPSAVLIVAKKCPG is encoded by the exons ATGGCGGAGCTGACGGCTCTGGAGAGTCTCATCGAGATGGGCTTCCCCAAGGGACGCGC GGAGAAGGCTCTGGCCCTCACAGGGAACCAGGGCATCGAGGCTGCGATGGACTG GTTGATGGAGCACGAAGACGACCCCGATGTGGATGAGCCACTAGCCACCCCCCTTGGACATGTCCTGGGACGGGAACCCACCCCCTCGGAGCAAGGTGGCCCCAAAG GACCTGGGTCagcagtgggagaaggcaaacCTGTTTTGACTGAAGAGGAAAGACAGGAACAGACTAAGAG GATGTTGGAGCTGGTGGCCCAAAAGCAGCGGGAGCGTGAAGAAAGAGAGGAGCGGGAGGCATTGGAACGGGAACGGCAGCGCAGGAGACAAGGGCAGGAGTTGTCAGCTGCCCGACAGAGGCTACAGGAAGATGAGATGCGCCGGGCTGCTGAAGAGCGGAAGAGGGAAAAGGCTGAAGAGTTAGAAGCCAG ACAAAGAGTCCGAGAAAAGATCGAAAGGGACAAAGTAGAGAGAGCCAAGAAG TATGGTGGTAACGTGGGTTCTCAGCCATCCCCACCAGCAACAGAGCCAGGCCCTGTTCCCTCCTCTCCCAGCCGGGAGCCTCCCACAAAGCGGGAGTATGACCAATGTCGCATACAG GTCAGGCTGCCAGATGGGACCTCACTGACCCAGACGTTCCGGGCACGGGAACAGCTGGCAGCTGTGAGGCTCTACGTGGAACTCCACCGTGGGGAGGATCTAGGTGGGGGCCAGGACCCTGTGCAGTTGCTCAGTGGCTTCCCCCGGCGGGCCTTTTCAGAGGCTGACATGGAGCGGCCTCTGCAGGAGCTGG gaCTTGTGCCTTCTGCTGTCCTCATTGTGGCCAAGAAATGTCCCGGCTGA
- the UBXN1 gene encoding UBX domain-containing protein 1 isoform X4: MAELTALESLIEMGFPKGRAEKALALTGNQGIEAAMDWLMEHEDDPDVDEPLATPLGHVLGREPTPSEQGPGSAVGEGKPVLTEEERQEQTKRMLELVAQKQREREEREEREALERERQRRRQGQELSAARQRLQEDEMRRAAEERKREKAEELEARQRVREKIERDKVERAKKVRLPDGTSLTQTFRAREQLAAVRLYVELHRGEDLGGGQDPVQLLSGFPRRAFSEADMERPLQELGLVPSAVLIVAKKCPG, translated from the exons ATGGCGGAGCTGACGGCTCTGGAGAGTCTCATCGAGATGGGCTTCCCCAAGGGACGCGC GGAGAAGGCTCTGGCCCTCACAGGGAACCAGGGCATCGAGGCTGCGATGGACTG GTTGATGGAGCACGAAGACGACCCCGATGTGGATGAGCCACTAGCCACCCCCCTTGGACATGTCCTGGGACGGGAACCCACCCCCTCGGAGCAAG GACCTGGGTCagcagtgggagaaggcaaacCTGTTTTGACTGAAGAGGAAAGACAGGAACAGACTAAGAG GATGTTGGAGCTGGTGGCCCAAAAGCAGCGGGAGCGTGAAGAAAGAGAGGAGCGGGAGGCATTGGAACGGGAACGGCAGCGCAGGAGACAAGGGCAGGAGTTGTCAGCTGCCCGACAGAGGCTACAGGAAGATGAGATGCGCCGGGCTGCTGAAGAGCGGAAGAGGGAAAAGGCTGAAGAGTTAGAAGCCAG ACAAAGAGTCCGAGAAAAGATCGAAAGGGACAAAGTAGAGAGAGCCAAGAAG GTCAGGCTGCCAGATGGGACCTCACTGACCCAGACGTTCCGGGCACGGGAACAGCTGGCAGCTGTGAGGCTCTACGTGGAACTCCACCGTGGGGAGGATCTAGGTGGGGGCCAGGACCCTGTGCAGTTGCTCAGTGGCTTCCCCCGGCGGGCCTTTTCAGAGGCTGACATGGAGCGGCCTCTGCAGGAGCTGG gaCTTGTGCCTTCTGCTGTCCTCATTGTGGCCAAGAAATGTCCCGGCTGA
- the UBXN1 gene encoding UBX domain-containing protein 1 isoform X3, which produces MAELTALESLIEMGFPKGRAEKALALTGNQGIEAAMDWLMEHEDDPDVDEPLATPLGHVLGREPTPSEQGGPKGPGSAVGEGKPVLTEEERQEQTKRMLELVAQKQREREEREEREALERERQRRRQGQELSAARQRLQEDEMRRAAEERKREKAEELEARQRVREKIERDKVERAKKVRLPDGTSLTQTFRAREQLAAVRLYVELHRGEDLGGGQDPVQLLSGFPRRAFSEADMERPLQELGLVPSAVLIVAKKCPG; this is translated from the exons ATGGCGGAGCTGACGGCTCTGGAGAGTCTCATCGAGATGGGCTTCCCCAAGGGACGCGC GGAGAAGGCTCTGGCCCTCACAGGGAACCAGGGCATCGAGGCTGCGATGGACTG GTTGATGGAGCACGAAGACGACCCCGATGTGGATGAGCCACTAGCCACCCCCCTTGGACATGTCCTGGGACGGGAACCCACCCCCTCGGAGCAAGGTGGCCCCAAAG GACCTGGGTCagcagtgggagaaggcaaacCTGTTTTGACTGAAGAGGAAAGACAGGAACAGACTAAGAG GATGTTGGAGCTGGTGGCCCAAAAGCAGCGGGAGCGTGAAGAAAGAGAGGAGCGGGAGGCATTGGAACGGGAACGGCAGCGCAGGAGACAAGGGCAGGAGTTGTCAGCTGCCCGACAGAGGCTACAGGAAGATGAGATGCGCCGGGCTGCTGAAGAGCGGAAGAGGGAAAAGGCTGAAGAGTTAGAAGCCAG ACAAAGAGTCCGAGAAAAGATCGAAAGGGACAAAGTAGAGAGAGCCAAGAAG GTCAGGCTGCCAGATGGGACCTCACTGACCCAGACGTTCCGGGCACGGGAACAGCTGGCAGCTGTGAGGCTCTACGTGGAACTCCACCGTGGGGAGGATCTAGGTGGGGGCCAGGACCCTGTGCAGTTGCTCAGTGGCTTCCCCCGGCGGGCCTTTTCAGAGGCTGACATGGAGCGGCCTCTGCAGGAGCTGG gaCTTGTGCCTTCTGCTGTCCTCATTGTGGCCAAGAAATGTCCCGGCTGA
- the UBXN1 gene encoding UBX domain-containing protein 1 isoform X2 has product MAELTALESLIEMGFPKGRAEKALALTGNQGIEAAMDWLMEHEDDPDVDEPLATPLGHVLGREPTPSEQGPGSAVGEGKPVLTEEERQEQTKRMLELVAQKQREREEREEREALERERQRRRQGQELSAARQRLQEDEMRRAAEERKREKAEELEARQRVREKIERDKVERAKKYGGNVGSQPSPPATEPGPVPSSPSREPPTKREYDQCRIQVRLPDGTSLTQTFRAREQLAAVRLYVELHRGEDLGGGQDPVQLLSGFPRRAFSEADMERPLQELGLVPSAVLIVAKKCPG; this is encoded by the exons ATGGCGGAGCTGACGGCTCTGGAGAGTCTCATCGAGATGGGCTTCCCCAAGGGACGCGC GGAGAAGGCTCTGGCCCTCACAGGGAACCAGGGCATCGAGGCTGCGATGGACTG GTTGATGGAGCACGAAGACGACCCCGATGTGGATGAGCCACTAGCCACCCCCCTTGGACATGTCCTGGGACGGGAACCCACCCCCTCGGAGCAAG GACCTGGGTCagcagtgggagaaggcaaacCTGTTTTGACTGAAGAGGAAAGACAGGAACAGACTAAGAG GATGTTGGAGCTGGTGGCCCAAAAGCAGCGGGAGCGTGAAGAAAGAGAGGAGCGGGAGGCATTGGAACGGGAACGGCAGCGCAGGAGACAAGGGCAGGAGTTGTCAGCTGCCCGACAGAGGCTACAGGAAGATGAGATGCGCCGGGCTGCTGAAGAGCGGAAGAGGGAAAAGGCTGAAGAGTTAGAAGCCAG ACAAAGAGTCCGAGAAAAGATCGAAAGGGACAAAGTAGAGAGAGCCAAGAAG TATGGTGGTAACGTGGGTTCTCAGCCATCCCCACCAGCAACAGAGCCAGGCCCTGTTCCCTCCTCTCCCAGCCGGGAGCCTCCCACAAAGCGGGAGTATGACCAATGTCGCATACAG GTCAGGCTGCCAGATGGGACCTCACTGACCCAGACGTTCCGGGCACGGGAACAGCTGGCAGCTGTGAGGCTCTACGTGGAACTCCACCGTGGGGAGGATCTAGGTGGGGGCCAGGACCCTGTGCAGTTGCTCAGTGGCTTCCCCCGGCGGGCCTTTTCAGAGGCTGACATGGAGCGGCCTCTGCAGGAGCTGG gaCTTGTGCCTTCTGCTGTCCTCATTGTGGCCAAGAAATGTCCCGGCTGA